Proteins encoded in a region of the Glycine soja cultivar W05 unplaced genomic scaffold, ASM419377v2 Super-Scaffold_78, whole genome shotgun sequence genome:
- the LOC114404077 gene encoding uncharacterized protein LOC114404077 produces the protein MVVFGKACHLPVEIEYCTYWAVKGCNMAFDEAGMERKLQLQELEEIRLEAYEKSKIYKEKVKRIHDSRILRKEFHIGQKVLLFNSRLKLIFGKIWSRWDGPFVITNVFSHGAVEIKNEVIGKVFKVNGHQLKLFHESPQVEEEFVTNLSLVLPILYDDVFGMTLEEFPSLFFYTLSL, from the coding sequence ATGGTGGTTTTTGGTAAGGCATgccatcttccggtggagattGAGTACTGCACTTATTGGGCGGTGAAGGGTTGTAACATGGCATTTGATGAAGCGGGTATGGAAAGGAAGCTTCAATTGCAAGAACTTGAAGAGATTCgcttagaagcctatgagaaatCCAAGATCTACAAAGAGAAAGTGAAGAGGATTCATGACTCTAGGATTCTTAggaaggagttccatattggcCAAAAAGTGCTCTTGTTTAACTCTCGCCTAAAGCTTATTTTCGGTAAAATTTGGTCTAGATGGGATGGTCCTTTTGTTATTACTAATGTTTTTTCCCATGGTGCAGTTgagattaaaaatgaagttatCGGCAAAGTCTTCAAAGTGAACGGTCATCAACTCAAGCTTTTTCATGAGAGCCCCCAAGTGGAGGAAGAATTTGTGACAAACCTCTCTTTGGTCTTGCCAATTTTATATGATGATGTGTTTGGAATGACACTTGAGGAGTTtccttcccttttcttttatacGTTGTCTCTTTGA